The proteins below are encoded in one region of Knoellia sp. S7-12:
- a CDS encoding MarR family transcriptional regulator, whose product MPKDLKLPFDPIARAGELWRARWGERSQAAPMVTATSIMRVQQLLITEFDAIAGRHGLTFARYEALVLLTFSREGQLSMGRIGERLMVHPTSATNIVQRLAAQGFVERVANPADRRGAFAVITDTGRAAMEATTADLETAQFGLGMLDGEEQKALFSLLRGVRVAAGDFVEEPVPHD is encoded by the coding sequence GTGCCCAAGGACCTCAAGCTGCCCTTCGACCCCATCGCGCGCGCCGGCGAGCTCTGGCGTGCGCGATGGGGCGAGCGGAGCCAGGCGGCGCCGATGGTCACGGCCACGTCGATCATGCGGGTGCAGCAGCTGCTCATCACCGAGTTCGACGCCATCGCCGGACGGCACGGCCTGACGTTCGCGCGCTATGAGGCGCTCGTCCTCCTCACCTTCAGTCGTGAGGGTCAGCTGTCGATGGGGCGCATAGGTGAGCGCCTCATGGTGCACCCCACGAGCGCAACCAACATCGTGCAGCGGCTCGCGGCTCAGGGCTTCGTCGAGCGCGTCGCCAACCCGGCTGACCGGCGGGGAGCCTTCGCTGTGATCACCGACACCGGCCGGGCCGCGATGGAGGCGACGACGGCGGATCTGGAGACCGCGCAATTCGGGCTGGGGATGCTCGATGGCGAAGAACAGAAGGCGCTGTTCTCCCTGCTCAGAGGGGTGCGGGTCGCCGCCGGGGACTTCGTCGAGGAGCCTGTCCCGCACGACTGA
- a CDS encoding tetratricopeptide repeat protein, producing MSTTPTPFSGARGVIDLSALAPAAGASGAPAPGAAAPGAKPGAAPGGLGGPGGPGGNATGLPEGLLVEVTDATFTEVMNRTLQVPAVLVIWSSAHEQTVGLAERVAAVAAQLDGRVFVISADVQNSPSILQAFQPVIVQAFGQLSVPVTFGLLQGQPVPLFPGLPQDDEIRTILDQLVQAAVQNGVTGRVELGPVAGAAAGAGEDEMPALPPLIQEAYDAIDRGDLEAAVAAYEKALAANPKDHEAELGLAQVRLMLRTDGLDVQAVRAAAADDPEDVDAQIAVADLDVLGGHVADAFTRLIDTVKATEGADRDKARTHLLDLFNVVGNHDERVRKGRTALMNALF from the coding sequence ATGAGCACCACCCCCACTCCGTTCTCCGGCGCCCGCGGCGTCATCGACCTGTCCGCTCTCGCCCCCGCTGCGGGTGCATCCGGTGCTCCCGCACCGGGTGCGGCTGCACCCGGTGCCAAGCCCGGTGCTGCACCGGGGGGTCTGGGGGGTCCGGGGGGTCCGGGCGGCAACGCGACGGGCCTGCCAGAGGGCCTCCTCGTGGAGGTCACCGACGCCACTTTCACCGAGGTGATGAACCGGACCCTCCAGGTCCCTGCCGTCCTCGTCATATGGTCCTCCGCCCACGAGCAGACGGTCGGTCTCGCCGAGCGAGTGGCCGCGGTCGCGGCCCAGCTCGACGGGCGAGTCTTCGTCATCTCCGCCGATGTCCAGAACTCGCCGTCGATCCTCCAGGCGTTCCAGCCGGTCATCGTCCAGGCGTTCGGCCAGCTCAGCGTGCCGGTGACCTTCGGACTCCTCCAGGGCCAGCCGGTGCCGCTCTTCCCGGGCCTGCCCCAGGACGACGAGATCCGCACGATCCTCGACCAGCTCGTCCAGGCCGCCGTCCAGAACGGCGTCACCGGGCGAGTCGAACTCGGTCCGGTCGCGGGTGCTGCCGCTGGAGCGGGCGAGGACGAGATGCCGGCGCTTCCCCCGCTCATCCAGGAGGCCTACGACGCGATCGACCGCGGTGACCTCGAGGCTGCCGTGGCGGCATACGAGAAGGCACTGGCGGCCAATCCCAAGGACCACGAAGCCGAGCTCGGTCTCGCACAGGTGCGGCTCATGCTGCGCACCGATGGCCTGGACGTCCAGGCGGTCCGCGCTGCGGCTGCGGACGATCCTGAAGATGTCGACGCGCAGATCGCCGTGGCCGACCTCGATGTCCTCGGCGGCCATGTCGCTGACGCCTTCACCCGCCTCATCGACACGGTCAAGGCGACCGAGGGTGCCGACCGCGACAAGGCGCGCACCCACCTGCTCGACCTCTTCAACGTCGTCGGCAACCACGACGAGCGCGTGCGCAAGGGCCGCACCGCGCTGATGAACGCCCTCTTCTGA
- a CDS encoding alpha/beta hydrolase-fold protein gives MDCDPVIPGGREFTLVDGVWELSLPRADLQRIEYRFTVTRPTADGVAAETILDPDNSLVVETAFGSRSVMQMPGYAVPSWLSAPSVVGGFTPMSLAGETTDDVPVTVWAPEGTEGLALPLLLVHDGPEYDQLASITHFSGAMIASGVLPPHRVALVHPVLRDAWYSGSPKYLRTIAGEGIARLHDQAPIAGPVVVMGASLGGLTALLVGLLDVDDIGGVFSQSGSFFHARLDEQESSYKYFGRISRRVQEILDTRSTSRPLRIGLTCGSLEENVGNNRVMAAALQRAGHHVTHTELADLHNYTAWRDALDPHLTEVLRDVWGKAQG, from the coding sequence TTGGATTGCGACCCGGTCATCCCGGGCGGTCGCGAGTTCACCCTCGTCGATGGCGTCTGGGAACTTTCCCTGCCGCGAGCTGACCTCCAGCGCATCGAGTACCGCTTCACCGTGACCCGACCGACTGCGGACGGCGTCGCAGCCGAGACGATACTCGACCCGGACAACAGCCTTGTGGTCGAGACCGCGTTCGGCTCACGTTCCGTGATGCAGATGCCGGGGTATGCCGTGCCGTCCTGGCTGTCTGCACCTTCTGTGGTCGGTGGCTTCACTCCGATGTCACTTGCGGGTGAGACCACGGACGACGTGCCGGTGACGGTGTGGGCGCCGGAGGGGACTGAGGGGCTGGCACTGCCGCTCCTGCTCGTCCACGATGGCCCTGAGTACGACCAGCTGGCCTCGATCACGCACTTCTCCGGAGCCATGATCGCGTCCGGCGTGCTGCCCCCACACCGGGTCGCGCTGGTGCATCCGGTGCTTCGTGACGCGTGGTACTCCGGGTCGCCCAAGTATCTGAGAACCATTGCGGGAGAGGGCATTGCGCGGCTCCACGACCAGGCGCCGATCGCCGGCCCGGTGGTCGTCATGGGTGCCAGCCTCGGAGGTCTCACGGCTCTGCTCGTCGGGCTGCTCGACGTCGATGACATCGGTGGGGTCTTCTCGCAGTCAGGGTCGTTTTTCCATGCTCGGCTCGATGAACAGGAGAGCTCCTACAAGTACTTCGGGCGGATCTCACGCCGGGTCCAGGAGATCCTCGACACTCGCTCCACGAGCCGGCCACTGCGGATCGGGCTGACGTGCGGCTCCCTCGAGGAGAACGTCGGCAACAACCGAGTGATGGCTGCGGCGCTGCAGCGCGCGGGTCACCATGTCACCCACACCGAGTTGGCCGACCTCCACAACTACACGGCGTGGCGCGACGCGCTGGACCCTCATCTCACCGAAGTGTTGCGGGACGTGTGGGGGAAGGCGCAAGGATAG
- a CDS encoding alpha/beta hydrolase-fold protein, giving the protein MHRAEARLRLPGHDVELTVVRHGHYGRPLLAFPSEGGSAADFEAHGMLDSIRDLVEAGRVSVFAVDSLDGWTWSANDVPTDERAARHGAYQSWLEHAVVPWIADQTSGETELITFGVSLGAYHAVQFALQRADLAPLAIGFSGNYDPTTWNAWGDLGDATYFANPTAYVPGLHGEHLEWLREHLSILLVVGEGPFEESPTGALSSTRAFAGLLRESGIRHELDVWGHDSAHDWPWWQRQLAHHLPRFV; this is encoded by the coding sequence ATGCACCGCGCCGAAGCCCGACTCCGACTGCCCGGCCATGACGTCGAGCTCACGGTGGTGCGCCACGGACACTACGGCCGACCGTTGCTGGCATTCCCCAGTGAGGGAGGAAGTGCTGCGGACTTCGAGGCTCACGGGATGCTCGACTCCATCCGAGACCTGGTCGAGGCCGGCCGGGTGAGTGTCTTTGCGGTGGACTCGTTGGATGGCTGGACCTGGTCGGCCAATGACGTCCCCACCGATGAGCGGGCCGCCCGACACGGTGCCTATCAGTCCTGGCTGGAGCACGCCGTCGTCCCGTGGATTGCCGACCAAACCAGTGGTGAAACCGAGCTGATCACCTTCGGGGTCTCTCTCGGTGCCTATCACGCGGTGCAGTTCGCCCTGCAGCGCGCGGACCTGGCCCCGTTGGCGATCGGGTTCTCCGGCAACTATGACCCGACGACCTGGAACGCCTGGGGCGATCTCGGCGACGCGACCTACTTTGCCAACCCCACGGCATACGTGCCAGGTCTGCATGGTGAGCACCTCGAGTGGCTGCGTGAACACCTCTCGATCCTGCTCGTCGTGGGGGAGGGGCCGTTCGAGGAGAGCCCGACGGGGGCGCTGAGCTCGACCCGCGCCTTCGCGGGACTGTTGCGGGAGAGCGGCATTCGCCACGAGCTCGACGTGTGGGGACATGACTCTGCCCACGACTGGCCGTGGTGGCAGAGACAGCTCGCGCACCACCTCCCACGCTTCGTCTGA
- the pgm gene encoding phosphoglucomutase (alpha-D-glucose-1,6-bisphosphate-dependent), giving the protein MTDSRAGQVAQPSDLVDLPHLITAYYELKPDPDNIDQQVAFGTSGHRGSSLNTAFNEDHILATTQAIVDYRKSQGFDGPLFLGRDTHGLSEPAWASALEVLVANDVTVLVDSADRFTPTPAVSHAILVANRGKVTGVDGMPSGAGLADGIVVTPSHNPPYDGGFKYNPPHGGPADSDATKVIAARANELIRAGLEGVKRIPFSRARAGAQSYDFMGTYVDDLPHVVDLARIKDAGVRIGADPLGGAAVDYWGAIADRHGIDLTVVNPLVDATWRFMTLDWDGKIRMDCSSPSAMASLISRKDEYDIATGNDADADRHGIVTPDAGLMNPNHYLAVAIQYLYGGARPQWRDDGFVGKTLVSSSMIDRVAADLGRKLVEVPVGFKWFVPGLLDGSGPFGGEESAGASFLRMDGSVWTTDKDGIILALLASEILAATGKSPSQHYGELTAQHGTPAYARIDAPADRAQKAKLAALSPEAVTAESLAGEPITAKLTEAPGNGAAIGGLKVVTESAWFAARPSGTEDVYKIYAESFKGPEHLAQVQAEAKDVVTAALGS; this is encoded by the coding sequence GTGACCGATTCACGTGCAGGACAAGTCGCCCAACCGTCCGACCTCGTCGACCTGCCTCACCTCATCACGGCCTACTACGAGCTCAAGCCGGACCCTGACAACATCGACCAGCAGGTCGCGTTCGGCACCTCGGGACACCGCGGTTCGTCGCTCAACACGGCGTTCAACGAGGACCACATCCTCGCGACGACGCAGGCGATCGTCGACTACCGGAAGTCCCAGGGTTTCGACGGACCGCTCTTCCTCGGTCGTGACACCCACGGGCTGTCGGAGCCTGCGTGGGCCTCCGCCCTTGAGGTGCTCGTGGCCAACGACGTCACGGTGCTCGTCGACTCTGCGGATCGCTTCACGCCGACACCTGCGGTGTCACACGCGATTCTTGTCGCCAACCGGGGCAAGGTCACGGGCGTCGACGGTATGCCGTCCGGTGCCGGTCTCGCGGACGGCATCGTCGTGACGCCGTCGCACAACCCGCCCTATGACGGCGGCTTCAAGTACAACCCGCCGCACGGTGGTCCCGCCGACTCCGATGCCACCAAGGTCATCGCGGCTCGGGCCAACGAGCTGATCCGCGCCGGCCTCGAAGGTGTGAAGCGAATCCCCTTCTCCCGGGCCCGTGCCGGCGCTCAGTCCTATGACTTCATGGGGACCTATGTCGACGATCTGCCCCATGTCGTCGACCTGGCCCGCATCAAGGACGCAGGCGTGCGCATCGGCGCCGATCCCCTGGGCGGAGCCGCCGTGGACTACTGGGGCGCGATCGCGGACCGCCACGGGATCGACCTCACCGTCGTCAACCCGCTCGTCGACGCCACGTGGCGGTTCATGACGCTCGACTGGGACGGCAAGATCCGGATGGACTGCTCGTCGCCCTCCGCCATGGCTTCACTCATCAGCCGCAAGGACGAGTACGACATCGCGACAGGCAACGATGCGGACGCCGACCGCCACGGCATCGTGACGCCCGACGCCGGACTGATGAACCCCAACCACTACCTCGCCGTCGCGATCCAGTACCTCTATGGCGGCGCTCGCCCGCAGTGGCGCGACGACGGTTTCGTGGGCAAGACCTTGGTCTCGAGCTCGATGATCGACCGGGTCGCGGCCGACCTCGGCCGCAAGCTCGTCGAGGTGCCGGTGGGCTTCAAGTGGTTCGTGCCCGGACTGCTCGACGGCTCGGGCCCGTTCGGTGGCGAGGAGTCGGCGGGGGCCTCGTTCCTCCGCATGGATGGCTCCGTGTGGACGACCGACAAGGACGGCATCATCCTCGCGCTGCTCGCCTCCGAGATCCTCGCCGCCACGGGCAAGTCCCCGAGTCAGCACTACGGTGAGCTGACCGCGCAACATGGCACGCCGGCATACGCCCGCATTGACGCTCCGGCGGATCGTGCACAGAAGGCCAAGCTGGCGGCCCTTTCCCCCGAGGCGGTGACAGCCGAATCCCTTGCAGGAGAGCCGATCACGGCCAAGCTGACGGAGGCTCCCGGCAACGGTGCGGCCATTGGCGGCCTCAAGGTCGTCACCGAGTCGGCGTGGTTTGCGGCCCGTCCGAGCGGCACCGAGGACGTCTACAAGATCTATGCCGAGTCCTTCAAGGGCCCCGAGCATCTCGCACAGGTCCAGGCCGAGGCCAAGGACGTCGTCACCGCCGCCCTCGGCTCCTGA